A single region of the Bacillus cereus genome encodes:
- a CDS encoding MFS transporter, with the protein MWRNKNVWIVLIGEFIAGLGLWLGILGNLEFMQKYVPSDFMKSVILFIGLLAGVLVGPMAGRVIDQYEKKKVLLYAGFGRVMSVIFMFFAIQYESIAFMIAFMIALQISAAFYFPALQSVIPLIVNEHELLQMNGVHMNIGTIARIAGTSLGGILLVVMSLQYMYAFSMAAYALLFFSTFFLQFEDKKSATSSKQSAKDNSFMEVFRILKGIPIAFKALILSIIPLLFIAGFNLMVINISEIQHDPTIKGFIYTIEGVAFMLGAFVIKRLSEHFKPEKLLYFFAFCTAFAHLSLFFSDIKWMALASFGLFGFSVGCFFPIMSTIFQTKVEKSYHGRLFSFRNMFERVMFQIVLLGTGFFLDTIGLQYMVLIFGFISLVIIFISLSKQKQFEKQSSQSANL; encoded by the coding sequence ATGTGGCGTAATAAAAACGTTTGGATTGTATTAATTGGGGAGTTTATTGCTGGTCTCGGTTTATGGCTTGGTATTCTTGGTAACCTTGAATTTATGCAAAAATACGTCCCTTCTGATTTCATGAAATCAGTTATATTATTTATCGGACTGTTAGCTGGCGTTCTAGTTGGTCCAATGGCTGGTCGAGTAATTGATCAGTATGAAAAAAAGAAAGTTCTTCTTTACGCTGGATTTGGTCGTGTTATGAGTGTTATTTTTATGTTTTTCGCTATTCAATATGAAAGTATCGCTTTTATGATTGCTTTTATGATTGCACTTCAAATTTCAGCAGCTTTTTATTTCCCTGCATTACAATCTGTAATCCCACTCATCGTTAATGAACATGAGCTATTACAAATGAATGGTGTACATATGAATATCGGTACAATCGCTCGTATTGCAGGTACTTCACTAGGTGGAATTCTTTTAGTTGTAATGAGTTTACAGTATATGTATGCCTTCTCAATGGCAGCATACGCTTTATTATTCTTCTCAACTTTCTTCCTGCAATTTGAAGATAAAAAATCTGCTACATCAAGTAAACAATCTGCTAAAGATAATAGTTTTATGGAAGTATTTCGTATTTTAAAAGGAATCCCTATTGCTTTTAAAGCACTTATATTAAGTATTATCCCTCTTTTATTTATAGCTGGATTCAATTTAATGGTTATTAACATTAGCGAAATACAACATGATCCGACGATTAAAGGATTCATATATACAATTGAAGGTGTAGCGTTTATGTTAGGTGCATTCGTAATTAAACGTTTATCTGAGCATTTCAAGCCTGAAAAATTACTATATTTCTTCGCATTTTGTACCGCTTTTGCACATCTTTCCTTGTTCTTTAGCGATATAAAATGGATGGCTCTTGCCTCATTTGGTTTATTTGGATTTAGTGTTGGCTGCTTCTTCCCTATTATGTCGACAATTTTCCAAACAAAAGTAGAAAAAAGCTATCACGGACGTCTCTTCTCATTCCGTAATATGTTTGAAAGAGTTATGTTCCAAATCGTCTTGCTCGGCACTGGCTTCTTCTTGGATACGATTGGATTACAGTATATGGTTCTAATTTTTGGTTTCATTTCATTAGTAATTATTTTTATTTCCCTTTCTAAGCAGAAACAATTTGAAAAACAATCGTCACAATCTGCGAATTTATAA
- a CDS encoding YqbF domain-containing protein yields the protein MYYVKLIKGQSFYAFDHRFLVSHEEEVSEKIFNYLRRNEFFEVRKEEYSA from the coding sequence ATATACTACGTAAAATTAATTAAAGGTCAATCTTTCTATGCTTTTGATCATCGATTCTTAGTGTCTCATGAAGAAGAGGTTTCAGAAAAAATTTTTAATTACTTACGCCGGAATGAATTCTTCGAAGTACGTAAAGAAGAATATTCTGCCTAA
- the exsC gene encoding exosporium protein ExsC, with protein sequence MTHIIDYQATQPLNKTGETTFTIPDSPEKAILANIKLKISRRDSRNNRVELIATVGVKGITDIAQILFRIFRDNTEIFNAQVGIESTGSEQFYAQTFQAIDQNVSCGTHEYSLTVENLTSGASADIVGPLSFSGLAIGQDHKCC encoded by the coding sequence ATGACTCATATCATTGATTACCAAGCTACTCAACCTTTAAATAAAACTGGTGAAACAACTTTTACAATTCCCGATTCCCCAGAAAAAGCAATTCTAGCAAATATTAAATTAAAAATTTCAAGAAGAGATTCACGTAATAATCGAGTAGAATTAATTGCAACAGTTGGGGTTAAAGGTATAACTGACATTGCACAAATATTATTTAGAATTTTTCGTGACAATACAGAAATCTTCAACGCCCAAGTAGGGATTGAATCTACAGGTTCTGAACAATTTTACGCACAAACATTTCAAGCTATAGATCAAAATGTTAGCTGTGGGACTCACGAGTATTCATTAACTGTAGAAAACCTTACTAGTGGTGCAAGTGCAGACATTGTTGGTCCTCTGTCTTTTAGCGGTTTAGCTATTGGACAAGATCATAAGTGTTGCTAA